The Streptomyces sp. NBC_01244 genome contains a region encoding:
- a CDS encoding bifunctional riboflavin kinase/FAD synthetase — protein sequence MQRWRGLEDIPQDWGRGVVTIGSYDGVHRGHQLIIGRAVAKARELGVPSVVVTFSPHPSEVVRPGSHPPILAPYDRRAELMAGLGVDALLILPFTAEFSQLSPADFIVKVLVDKLHALAVIEGPNFRFGHKAAGNVEFLRQLGATYDYEVEVVDLVERGEAGGGVPFSSTLARKLVAQGDMDGAAEILGRPHRVEGVVVRGAQRGRELGYPTANVETQPHTAIPADGVYAGWLTADGERMPAAISVGTNVQFDATERTVEAYAIDRVGLDLYGMHVSIDFLAYVRGMAKFESLDGLLEAIADDVKRARGLTDSYDAER from the coding sequence GTGCAGCGCTGGCGTGGCTTGGAGGACATCCCCCAGGACTGGGGACGCGGCGTCGTCACCATCGGCTCCTACGACGGGGTCCACCGGGGTCATCAGCTGATCATCGGACGGGCCGTGGCCAAGGCCCGCGAGCTGGGCGTCCCTTCCGTCGTCGTCACCTTCAGCCCGCACCCGAGCGAGGTCGTCCGCCCCGGCAGCCACCCGCCGATCCTGGCCCCCTACGACCGGCGCGCCGAACTGATGGCCGGGCTGGGCGTGGACGCGCTGCTGATCCTGCCGTTCACGGCGGAGTTCTCGCAGCTGTCCCCGGCCGACTTCATCGTGAAGGTGCTCGTCGACAAGCTGCACGCGCTGGCGGTCATCGAGGGACCGAACTTCCGCTTCGGCCACAAGGCCGCCGGAAACGTCGAGTTCCTGCGGCAGCTCGGCGCCACCTACGACTACGAGGTCGAGGTCGTGGACCTGGTGGAGCGCGGCGAGGCGGGCGGCGGCGTGCCGTTCTCCTCCACGCTCGCGCGCAAGCTCGTGGCGCAGGGCGACATGGACGGCGCGGCCGAGATCCTGGGCCGCCCGCACCGGGTCGAGGGCGTCGTGGTGCGCGGTGCGCAGCGCGGGCGCGAGCTCGGCTACCCGACGGCGAACGTGGAGACGCAGCCGCACACCGCGATCCCGGCCGACGGGGTGTACGCGGGCTGGCTGACGGCGGACGGCGAGCGGATGCCGGCGGCGATCTCGGTCGGCACGAACGTGCAGTTCGACGCGACCGAGCGGACCGTGGAGGCGTACGCCATCGACCGGGTCGGGCTGGACCTGTACGGCATGCACGTGTCCATCGACTTCCTCGCCTACGTGCGCGGGATGGCGAAGTTCGAGTCGCTGGACGGGCTGCTGGAGGCCATCGCGGACGACGTGAAGCGCGCGCGGGGCCTGACGGACTCGTACGACGCGGAGCGCTGA